GGATACACCTCGCCTCTGTGGGGCACCCTGTCATAGGTGAAACGGCATATGATCTCAAACCTATCGAACACCCGCTATTAAGACAAATCCGAAGACAAATGCTCCACGCTTATCAAATATCCTTTATCCATCCCTATACCCACAAGACGATATCTGTCACAGCGGATATCCCCGATGATTTTCGTCAGTGTCTTAAACTTTTAGGTTTATAGATAACTATGAGATCGTTTCAGAAAAAAGGTATACAGTACAAAATTCATTGCGAGGTACGGAGTGACGAAGCATCTCTTTCTATGATAGAGTACTGCTGAAGATTGCTTTTCTACCGCTCGCAATGACAATATACCTGTAAATGCCTTAATTACTTCATCTATTAGTCTTGCGCTGGTTTGCCTTCGTGTTGGAAACTCTTCAGATACCTGAAGTATTCTCCATCAGTGCTAAGGATGAAATGGGTTTGTTTATTAAAGGTCGATTCGTAGGTTTCCAGGGTTTTTGTAAAGGAATAAAATTCAGGCGCCTTTTCGTATGCCTCGGCATAGATCTTCACGGCCTCGGCATCTGCCTGCCCCTTGATTTCCTCTGCGGTGCGATATCCTTCTGATTCTATACGTTCCAGTTCCCTTTTCATGGAACCCAGGATTTCGGCCTCTTCTTTCCGTCCCTCTGATTCGTACTTGTTGGCAATACGGATACGTTCGGAGCGCATTCGATCGTATATCTTGGGAATGACGGCCTCCACATAATTAATGTACTTTATCCGAACATCCACCAGCTCAATCCCATAACGACTTTCCAGTGCGCGTGCAGCCATTTTCCTGATTTCTTCAACGATATTGTCGCGGCCCATTTTGATCAATACCTTTTTAATATCTTCCGCCTCTTCTAATTCCTTTGTCGTATATTCCAACTTACGATTAGTATTTCTTAAGACTTCCTTTAAGGTATATGCACTGACCACGTTTTTGACTGCCGATTCGATTACCTCATCCAGTACCCCTTGACCTCGCGCCTCTGTTCCTAAAGAGGTATAGAATCTTAGTGGATCAATGATTTTCCATCTTGCCCAGGTACCTACACCGATATTTTCCTTGTCTCTCGTCAGGATATCGCTTGGTTCTCCTATCCAATCCAGCAATCGCTTGTCAAAATATCTGACCTCCTGAATGAAAGGCACTTTTCCATAAAGTCCGGGTTCTGTAACTGTTCGAATAGGCTTCCCAAATTGTGTGATAACAGCCTGTAACCGTACGTCCACAACATATAACGATGCCTTTAGACATATTAATACGGCAGCCACAGAGATGATTGTAATGATAATAACCGTCTTTTTCATTTTTTCACTCCTTCCCCGGCGAGATCAAGGATGGGGAG
The Candidatus Brocadia sp. genome window above contains:
- the hflC gene encoding protease modulator HflC is translated as MKKTVIIITIISVAAVLICLKASLYVVDVRLQAVITQFGKPIRTVTEPGLYGKVPFIQEVRYFDKRLLDWIGEPSDILTRDKENIGVGTWARWKIIDPLRFYTSLGTEARGQGVLDEVIESAVKNVVSAYTLKEVLRNTNRKLEYTTKELEEAEDIKKVLIKMGRDNIVEEIRKMAARALESRYGIELVDVRIKYINYVEAVIPKIYDRMRSERIRIANKYESEGRKEEAEILGSMKRELERIESEGYRTAEEIKGQADAEAVKIYAEAYEKAPEFYSFTKTLETYESTFNKQTHFILSTDGEYFRYLKSFQHEGKPAQD